The Flammeovirga pectinis genomic interval AATATGTATGTCTGCCGGCCTGTATTTGATGACAATAACTTGTATAGTGGCGTTTGTTGGTCGCAACCCAAAGGAGAAAAATTTGATTGGAAAGCTCACACTGGTTTTGTTACTGTTTTAGAGGGAGACAAAGTAGTTTCTAACCCTGGTGGAACGCCTCCAATTTATAAAGGAAAAGAGCTTCAAAAATCGTATCAGTTAGAAGATAAGCCTATCTATCATGGTCATGATATTTGCATTGATGAAGACAAAAATCTTTATGTATGCCAATGGAATGCAAATAAAACAGGTCCATTAAAATTAGAACGTGTATAGTTTGTTTTATCAATTTGATTAAAAAAATTAGTATGGAAAATTCTAATATAATACTCTTCTTTGGTCGGTTTCATCCGTTAATTGTTCACTTACCAATTGGCTTTTTAGTAATAGCAATTTGTTTTGAAATAGCAGATAGATTCCGTCTTGTAAAAGGGCTAAAACCTGCTGTATCTTTTGCATTATTAATAGGTACATTATCTGCAATTACAGCAACCATTATTGGTTTCATGTTAGCTACTAGTGGAGACTATAATGCGGAAATGCTTGCTATACATAAATGGGCTGGTATTGCTACAACTGTAATTTCTGGAGCTGCTTACTTAATAAGCGTCGACTACCTAAAAATACCTAACTATAAGGTATACAGAATTGTTCTTTTTGCCATAATTATAGGGTTAAGTATTACAGGACATATGGGAGGAAACATGACGCACGGATCAGATTACCTTACCTATTACATGCCATTTAAACCTAAAGTAATAGATCTAATGGTACGACCACAATTAACAAGTTTGGAGAATGCCCAAGTATTCGGAGACCTTGTTCATCCCATTATAAGCACCAAATGTAAAAGTTGTCATAATGATGAAAAAAAGAAAGGTCTATTATCATTTAGTAGTATTGAAAGCTATCTAAAAGGTGGCAAAAGTGGTAACTTACTAGTTGCAGGTAATCCATTAAAAAGTGATTTATTCCATAGAATAACTCTTAATGAACACGATAATGATGTAATGCCTCCAAAAGGAAAAACACCACTTACACCTCAAGAAATTTCAATTTTAAAATTTTGGATAGCCAATGCAAATTCAAGTTTTGATACACTTTTAAGTGATATGGAAGTAACCGAAGATGTACTTCTTGCTGCTCAAAATGTTTCGGGATTATATAAGGAGAAAAAAGTTAAGTTAGCCAATATCGAGCTCCAAGTGATTGATTCTTTACGCAATTATGGTTTTGAAATCAGAGAATTGGTAGTTGGCTCAAATAGTTATGATGTAAGCTTACAGGCTTCCTCTTTTAATCAAAAACACATAAATCGCTACTTAAAAAAGTTAGTTGTAATTAAAAACAATGTTCTTTGGCTCTCTTTAGAAAACTGTGGTTTATCAAATGATAATTTATCATACCTGGGTGGTTTTCATCAATTACAAAAATTAAAAATTGCTAGGAATAAAATTGATGACAACGGAATACATCATCTTAAAGGCTTAAAGAAATTGGAAAGTATAAATTTATATCAAACTAAGATTACCAAAGTTGGACTTTCTAAACTTTCAGCACTACCAAAATTAAAACGTATCTATATTTGGGGTACCCCTATTAATAAAAAAGAAGCCACTTTAGTGGCAAGAACAAATAAAAATTTAAAGATTATCGGTATATAGATAAAGAACGATATCAGTTTTATTCTGGTATCGCTCTTTAAATTATTTCCCTAAAATACTTTCCTTAAATGTCTTCTTCTGAGAACCATCTGCTCTTAATCCCTTTACCGTATGCGACGATTCTTTATTTACATTTACAGACTTACTTTTCCATTGAATACAAACATTGTTTCCGAGTAGTAAATCCCACTCCTGATTGTTATAGACTACCCTCCTATTCTCATCTACAAAAAGGTAATATTTTGTCTGAGTATCCATGTTTCTTTTATCACTTACAAAAGTAAGATAACGCCCTTCTATATTTTCAAACTTTACCTGCAAGGTATCTTCACTAATTTGATGTATAAAACCTGTTGCTCCTTTCTTAATTACAAGGCGATCTATAACATCTCCATTCTCAAAAATTATATCGCCAACAGCATTTTCTTTTACGGTAGAATCCGTACTCACTAACCTCTTTAAAGAAACCTCTTGAGAAGTATAAAACACCACCTTAGATAAATCTGCTTCCATGTATTTCAATTCATTTTGATCGTCTATTGTAAATGCTTCTTTTTTAATAAACAGGCTAGAGACTTTATCTTTAAACTGTGCAGATGCACTAGTTAGAGAAGTTAATAATAAAGCGATAGTTAATAACTTTTTCATATAAAAATGATTCGTTGAGTATTTAAGTTTGATTACTTATCTATGACTTACGTCAAAAATTGAACGATTGATTAATTATTTTCTAATTTTTAACAACTAGAATTACACTACACATTGTTATGTTTTTCTTTTATTAAATCTTAACGAAAAAACAATTATAATTCTTTTGAGCATTAACACTAAACACTCACTAAAAATACATTAACAAACGTTATAAAATGCAATAAATGAAAACCTATTCACTTTTAATTCCGAATACCTAACTAACAGAATGCTCTTAACGATCGATCTAACAAAACAGAGCTGCTTAATTATTTCTCAAACTAAAACCCCAAAATGTTATGTCAACATTAAATCTTAAAGAAGTGGTCAACACTTCAACACTAGGAAAATTTGTCTCTTCTGCTACAGAGTTACAATTTGTAATTGATGAATTAAGAGAAACATTCAGAACTTTTGAATACAAAAGTGTAAGAGATGAAATACAAACCTCTAACCAAATAGAGAGAAGAACGGAGTTAGAAACTAAACCACTCTGCACTGAAAGTGCAGAGGTTTGGGGGTAGGACTGAAAGTCCTACGCTCACTTCCTCTTATTCCAACATGAAGTTGGAATTATCGTCCATATCGCTCCTATGATGTTCTAAATAGTCGTTGACCATTTCGTCTGTAATGTTACCTGTACTCCAAGCGCCGTAACCTCCTGCCCAAAAATGCTTACCCCAATACCTTTTTCCTAAACTAGGATATTCTTGTTGAAGTAACCTTGAAGTTCGACCTTTCATACGTTTCAAAATATCACTAAGACTTTTAGTCGGAGGGTACTCTATATGGATATGAACATGATCTTTACTTACAACTCCTTTTAGGATCTCAATACCTTCTGCTTCACAAATTTGAATGAGAAGAGATCTACATCGTTTTTGAATATCTCCTTCTAGAACTTGATAACGATATTTAGTCGCAAAAACTATATGGACGGTCAACCTAGTCACTGTATGATGACCTTTTCTATACTCATGTGTCATAATACTCAGAATGTAGTAGATTTTTTCGAAATACTAAAGTTCTGCACTGAAAGTGCAGGGTTTTAAACCCATTTATGAGACCAATAAATTAACCTCCCTTCAGAACGAAGTAAGTAAGAATAACCGTATTATTTCTGTTTTGGATAGTGTTATTGATGCAGAAGAAATAACCGTTATTGAAATTAAGAACGAGAAAATTTCTGCTACTATTAGCGATACTCAAAATAAGTTGAGCCTTGATGCTGAAACAAACGTAACCTCTTTATTTAAAGTAATAGAGGTGGAAGGTTTAAAAACAAGGGCTTTGGCTATAGTAGAAGTATTTTCTGAATTATTTTCTTTTGGAGATACTCAGGGATGGTCGTATAACGACTATGGTTTAAAAACTGTTTAGTTCTTATTTTTAATTCAGAGAAATCAGGTCGAAAGGCCTGATTTTTTTTAGCTTATAAAATTTATGAGAAACCTTAATTTCAGACAACGTGTTTTAATAGAAACCTGTGTAAAACAAAATTACTCCTTTGCTTTTATTGGCCGTTTAATTGGCGTTGCTTCATCTACAATATCTCGTGAGATAAAACGTAATACAGCCGTTGGTGAAAAATATTGTGCTCATTTAGCCCATAGGCTAGCCTATGCTAGAAAAATTGTAGCAGGCAGCCAAAGAAAAAGCCGTTATGTATTTTTTTATAGGAAAAAGAAATACGTTTTGTACGCAGACCGCAGAGAAATAGTTTGGTATAGTGATTCTAAAACACAAAGAAAAGAGTATCCAGATAGTATACCTTACAGATGGGTAAAAAGGCGGTTTAAACCCGTGAAATTCTACCAAGAAAGATTAGGTTTACGTCCTATGTTTCATTTCAAAGATTTCTGGCACCTACTTGATGAACTCTTAGCACACAATCAGCGTAAAATTGCTTTTAATAGGAGAACTCAAATTTCTATTAACCAATCAATCACAACACCATCTTCTTCAACTTTCGAAATTGTTTCTACAAAAGAAATCAAGAAGGCCGCCTAGTGCCCAATTATTTAAAAGTGATACAAACAGTTCCTACTTCTTACAACTTCATTCCTTTCTACTCCAAAAAATAGTACGAATCCACACAACAAACCGTTCATCAGTTTATTTTTTTGTCCAATTTTTAAAATTAGAGAAGAGCGTTGCAATTGCTCACGATTTACTTTCAAAAAACATATTGAAATTGCTCACAAATTTTAAAAAATATTCTCTAGATATTTTGATTTACATCACTTTATTAACAACTTACGATAGTTAATAAACAGACTCTTCAAAAGACTAAAACTATATTTTTTCCTTATAAGAATACTCTATTAACAATTGGATAAACGTAAAAAATATAATGTGCAAAAAAAATATCCTACAACTTTTATGGTAGGATATTAATATATACTTGTATTTATCGCCTTATTCACAGAAATAAAACAGAAATAAACGCAAAATATATAAACGGTAATACGTTTGTATATTGTTATAGCCAATATAGTATACAGAAAGCAAATGAGAGGAAAAGAATTGAAATTATGGACCAAGTCTAAAAAACTTAAATTGACAAAAGTTGAAAGTTTTGACTATTGGTTAAATTTTATATTTCACCTAGTGTTTGTTCTTGGAATAGGATATGGCTTGTATAAGGGGTTCGTCAAAGGAACTCATGATTTTATTTCAGTTTTGTTTTTATTTAGTGTAATTGCATTGATAGCTTGGCTTTTTATACGAAAACTAGTAGGACTGAAATTAGATGTTTACGAATCTAATTTGTCTCCAGAGCAATTTAAACAAGCAAATCAGGCTTGTGCAATGTCAAATGAGTGGGGAGTAATTTCGAATAGGAAAGACTATTTCTCAGCAATAAAACACACAGATTGGAGTTGGGAAGGATTAAAAATTACGGCAATTCTCAAAAATGGAAAGCTATATATAAATAGTATTGCTAGTTCGTCATATCGTTCAAGCCCAATTACATTTGGACAGAACACAAAGAACAAAATAGAACTACTCAGACAATATCAATCTATCCTGAATGGAGAAAATGTAATAGAGAGGGTTAAGAAAGAAAGAAGTGAAAAAGAAGTAGAGTTTTGGAATAAACCTGAATGGACATTGACTGGAAGTATTAAGCGTATTATGTTGTACCTTTTTTCAATTTTATTCGTAATAATAGCATTTTTTGGGATTTTAGAAGGTGGAATAGAAGGGCTTATTTTGGGAATTACATTACTATCCACTAGTTTAACTTATATTATTTCAGATATTATGATACTAAAAGTGAAGAAAAATAAAAGGCTATAACATCAACTAAATTAGCATATCGGCCGACACGTCCTCTACGCAATTTAGTCAGTGCGTTGTGGTGCATAAAAAAAACGATGAAGTACAAAAATTACAAATCGACAATTCACAATTTCACTCACTCTTTCATTAGCATTGACTACATGAAAAGTGGATGTCTTGCTGCAAATGTTTTGATTGACTTGTACAACCTCGAACTTGAAACCAAATCGATTTTTGATTTCATTAATCAGACCATTCAATCCGATAATGAAGAATCTAAAGAAAGTAGACAGTTAATTAATGATTATGTGGAATGGCTTCCCCAACACTTTGAAAATCACAACTGTGACTTGAGCAAATTGGAGAGATTGGAAACAACGATTTGGACTGACTTTAACAGAGCATTTTCGCCACCAAGTATGAATGACTCTATTGAATTTACAGTTAATGCATTGACAAAATGGAAAGCTGATGGACGAGATGAAGAAACTATTGAAATTTCACAGACTGAGTTGATAAATAAGAACTTTTTAAAAACGGGAATCCCCGAAATCAAATGAAATTTGGACTGCTATCAATATTGCTAACAACAAATGTGTTTGCGACAATTGATTATCTAGTAGTGAATCACTATACAAAACAATTGTATTGGGCAGAAACGGATCACCCACCTGGGTTTATTGGATGGGAAGGTGTTGGGGAAGTTTTTGATATTAAAGAACAAAAGTATTTAGCTTCAGACTACACTTATACCGAAAACCCATATTTGATTGAAGAAGTAATTTTGGCTGTAATTATTCTGCTCACTCTAACTTATTTGATACTAAGAAATAAAAAAAGGAAAGACGCCCTACAACACCATATATAGCAAATAGGGCGTTCAGTGGTTTACGAAAGTTCAGAACTACTAACCAACCCCGCCAAATGTAAAAATTTGGCTTTTAAAAAATGACAAAATTAAAAACAAAATATTTACATTTGGCTCAGTGCAACCCTGAAAGCTTATTGCTTTCTACTGCCCTACTTGCCATATACTAAACGTTACCACAAATAATCCAATGAAAGTGATTGAAGATAAAAACTTATATCCTGATGAGAAAACTCCTCTACTGAACCACTATTCTGATTTTGATAGTGTGTACATAGCTTTATTGCCT includes:
- a CDS encoding helix-turn-helix domain-containing protein — protein: MRNLNFRQRVLIETCVKQNYSFAFIGRLIGVASSTISREIKRNTAVGEKYCAHLAHRLAYARKIVAGSQRKSRYVFFYRKKKYVLYADRREIVWYSDSKTQRKEYPDSIPYRWVKRRFKPVKFYQERLGLRPMFHFKDFWHLLDELLAHNQRKIAFNRRTQISINQSITTPSSSTFEIVSTKEIKKAA
- the tnpA gene encoding IS200/IS605 family transposase, whose amino-acid sequence is MTHEYRKGHHTVTRLTVHIVFATKYRYQVLEGDIQKRCRSLLIQICEAEGIEILKGVVSKDHVHIHIEYPPTKSLSDILKRMKGRTSRLLQQEYPSLGKRYWGKHFWAGGYGAWSTGNITDEMVNDYLEHHRSDMDDNSNFMLE
- a CDS encoding c-type cytochrome domain-containing protein: MENSNIILFFGRFHPLIVHLPIGFLVIAICFEIADRFRLVKGLKPAVSFALLIGTLSAITATIIGFMLATSGDYNAEMLAIHKWAGIATTVISGAAYLISVDYLKIPNYKVYRIVLFAIIIGLSITGHMGGNMTHGSDYLTYYMPFKPKVIDLMVRPQLTSLENAQVFGDLVHPIISTKCKSCHNDEKKKGLLSFSSIESYLKGGKSGNLLVAGNPLKSDLFHRITLNEHDNDVMPPKGKTPLTPQEISILKFWIANANSSFDTLLSDMEVTEDVLLAAQNVSGLYKEKKVKLANIELQVIDSLRNYGFEIRELVVGSNSYDVSLQASSFNQKHINRYLKKLVVIKNNVLWLSLENCGLSNDNLSYLGGFHQLQKLKIARNKIDDNGIHHLKGLKKLESINLYQTKITKVGLSKLSALPKLKRIYIWGTPINKKEATLVARTNKNLKIIGI